The Arthrobacter oryzae DNA window ACGCGAGGGTCCGGGACCTGCTTGCCCTGGTCCGCCGCACCAGGGCCCGCGCGGACCTGCTGGTGGTTTCGGCCCACTGGGGCGGCAACTGGGGAGCCGAGGTGCCGTCCGCCCACCGGGAGCTGGGGCGGGCATTGGTGGATGCCGGGGCCGACGTCGTATTCGGGCATTCGGCCCACGTTTTCCGCGGCGTCGAACTCTACCGCGGACGGCCCCTCATCTACAGCGCCGGGGACTTCATTGACGACTATGCCGTGGACCCCGCGGAACGCAACGACCAGTCCTTCATCTTCCGCCTGGAAACGTCGGGCGGCGTCCCGGTCCGGCTGCAGCTCCACCCCACCGAAATCACCGGGTTCCAGGCGCGGCTGGCCGGAAAGGGCTCACGACAGATCGCAGCGCGGATGCAGGAACTCTGCGTTCAGCTGGGCACGCGCAGCAACTGGTCCGAGGACTCGAACGTGCTGGAAATACCGGTGGACATCTAGTCCCGCTTGTCCCGTTCGCTGAACTCTTCATCAAGGTCATAGTGCCGGAATTCGGTCTCCGGATTCGGTTCGCCCTCGGCCACGTATTCGTAATCGAGTTGGCGCTGGACCTGGCTGTCAAGAATTTGAAGATCCTTGTCCTCAACTTTTGAAAGATCCTCCGGAAAATCATCTTCCGGGCTGAGATGCAGCTTCTCTGACATGTCGCGCCTCTCTTGGCCAGGAACTGGGGTGCTGTACGGGCAGCATCCTGGCACGTCCCAGATTATCCGCGCCCGCCACCCGGCGGAAGACCAGACGGAAGGCTATTGGCCTTTCCTCCGCCCCGCTGCCCTGCCGCTCCGGAGTTTTTGTCCAGATAATGGCCGCTCAGGGGCATCCAGGTCCCGTTATCTGGACAAAAACTCCTTGCGCACAGCGGATCGGGACCTCACCGCGAAGTACCCGGCGACAGCCGCCGTCAGCACCGCCACTGCCGGAATGAACTGCCACCAGTCCACCGTGTCCATGCCCTGGGATGCATTCATGGACCCGTGCAGGAGCCCCAGGATCAGGATGCTCCCGCCGGTTCCGACAAAGACCATACCCAGTAGGTAACGGGCCAGGAAGGCGAACCCGAAGAGGACTCCCCAGGAAAGGGCCACGTCCGTCCAGGGCGTGGCCGTGAACCCGCGTTCGGCAAAGGCCTGGGGCAGATGGATCAGCGCGAACGGAACGGCCGTCAGGACTGAGCCCGCGAGCACGCCCTTACGGTCCATCAGCCGCCGCTGGACCACTCCCGCCCAGGCCAGCTCCTCCCAGACGTTGCCCAGCAGGGCACCGACGACAACAGCTTTCAGCAGGTATACCCCTGCGGTGGCCGCCCACCCGCTGGCCGGCTCTCGGAGCGTGCCGGTCACGACGGCGGTCAGCAGGGTCAGGAGCGGCAGCGCCAGCAGCGCCATGGCGTACCAGCCGGCGCCCACCCGCCAGCGGACCACGCCGCTGAACAGCCGCCGGACGCCGGCACGGCCTTCAGCCGCTGCCGTCACGAGGACCGCGGCCCCCAGCAGGACCAGGAGTTCCACCAGGAGCCCGGGAGTGACGTCCTGCAACAAGACGATGGCAAGGCACTGGGCCAGCCAGGCCGGCGGGATGGCAAGGATCAGAAAAGCGGCAACGGGGTGCGCGGCAATCCGGTCCCTAATCCGGGCGCGGATGCCTCCGCCGGTGTTCGGAGCTGGGTCAACGCTCATCACGTGCCTCGGTTCAGGCGTTATGCCACCCTTAGGACAGCCGCCACACGTAGGCGTAGGGCTGCGGGAACTGCGTGATCCGGAATGCACGGACCGTGATCCTGGCCTGGCCCGGCGGGATGCCCGTCCAGTGGACCTGTTCAACGTTGTTCCGGTGATCGAAGCCGGCGGTGGCTCCGGAATTTCCGTGCCGCTCGCTACCGTCGGCCGCCACCACGATGAGGTCGAGGTCGTTCTGCAGCTGAGGGCCGGGCGGATCGGACCATACAAGGGTGATCTTCAGGGTCACCCCGGCGGCGGTGGGTTCCGGGTCCCCGGCCGGACCCCGGTGCCGCCTTCCTTTGGGAGCAACCTTGGGGACCTCTTCGGGGATGTCGATAACGAAGGAGTCCTCCTCCCCCTGCTCCAGGGGGCCTCCTTCGCCCAGGCCCGCATTGCCGGGCTGCCCGGGAAGGACCACGGACCGGGCCAGGTTGACCCTGCCCCAGCCGGAGTTCCCGTTGGGTGATTCGCCGGCTTCGCTGGGGTTGTACTGTCCCGGCAGCTCGTCGGCGCCGTTGATCAGGAGGGCTTTGACCAGGGCGGCGCTGGGTGTTCCGAGTCCGTTTTTCACCAGGGTTTCGCGCAGCACCGCGGCGCAGCCGGCAACAAGCGGGGTTGCCATCGAGGTGCCAGAGTCGAAGAAGAACAGCGGGTCGGTGGAGGTGCCGAACGTGTTGCCCATCGGGGCGTTCCGCGAGAGGGCCGATAGGATGCTGGTCCCCGGGGCCACGACGTCGGGCTTGATGCGGCCCTCCTTGGTGGGCCCGCGGCT harbors:
- a CDS encoding CPBP family intramembrane glutamic endopeptidase, with translation MSVDPAPNTGGGIRARIRDRIAAHPVAAFLILAIPPAWLAQCLAIVLLQDVTPGLLVELLVLLGAAVLVTAAAEGRAGVRRLFSGVVRWRVGAGWYAMALLALPLLTLLTAVVTGTLREPASGWAATAGVYLLKAVVVGALLGNVWEELAWAGVVQRRLMDRKGVLAGSVLTAVPFALIHLPQAFAERGFTATPWTDVALSWGVLFGFAFLARYLLGMVFVGTGGSILILGLLHGSMNASQGMDTVDWWQFIPAVAVLTAAVAGYFAVRSRSAVRKEFLSR